A stretch of Chiloscyllium punctatum isolate Juve2018m chromosome 6, sChiPun1.3, whole genome shotgun sequence DNA encodes these proteins:
- the ap1s3a gene encoding AP-1 complex subunit sigma-3a isoform X2, translating to MMRFMLLFSRQGKLRLQKWYTTLLDKEKKKITRELIQIVLSRQPRMCSFVEWRDLKIIYKRFASLYFCCAIEEQDNELLTLEIIHRYVELLDKYFGNVCELDIIFNFEKAYFILDEFLIGGELQDTSKQSIPKAIEEADMLQETMEEYMAKPTF from the exons ATG ATGCGTTTCATGCTGCTTTTCAGCCGTCAAGGCAAATTGAGGCTCCAGAAGTGGTATACTACGTTGCTTGATAAAGAGAAGAAAAAGATTACTCGGGAACTTATTCAAATTGTGCTGTCTCGACAGCCCAGAATGTGTAGTTTTGTTGAATGGCGGGATCTCAAAATTATTTATAAAAG ATTTGCTAGTTTATATTTCTGTTGTGCAATAGAGGAACAAGACAATGAGCTTCTGACTCTAGAAATCATTCATCGCTATGTGGAACTTCTGGACAAGTATTTCGGAAAT GTTTGTGAACTGGACATTATCTTTAATTTTGAGAAGGCCTATTTCATACTGGATGAATTTTTAATTGGAGGAGAATTGCAGGACACCTCAAAACAAAGTATACCAAAGGCGATAGAAGAAGCAGATATGCTTCAAGAG ACCATGGAAGAATATATGGCTAAACCAACATTTTAA
- the ap1s3a gene encoding AP-1 complex subunit sigma-3a isoform X1: protein MMRFMLLFSRQGKLRLQKWYTTLLDKEKKKITRELIQIVLSRQPRMCSFVEWRDLKIIYKRFASLYFCCAIEEQDNELLTLEIIHRYVELLDKYFGNVCELDIIFNFEKAYFILDEFLIGGELQDTSKQSIPKAIEEADMLQETMEEYMAKPTF, encoded by the exons ATGCGTTTCATGCTGCTTTTCAGCCGTCAAGGCAAATTGAGGCTCCAGAAGTGGTATACTACGTTGCTTGATAAAGAGAAGAAAAAGATTACTCGGGAACTTATTCAAATTGTGCTGTCTCGACAGCCCAGAATGTGTAGTTTTGTTGAATGGCGGGATCTCAAAATTATTTATAAAAG ATTTGCTAGTTTATATTTCTGTTGTGCAATAGAGGAACAAGACAATGAGCTTCTGACTCTAGAAATCATTCATCGCTATGTGGAACTTCTGGACAAGTATTTCGGAAAT GTTTGTGAACTGGACATTATCTTTAATTTTGAGAAGGCCTATTTCATACTGGATGAATTTTTAATTGGAGGAGAATTGCAGGACACCTCAAAACAAAGTATACCAAAGGCGATAGAAGAAGCAGATATGCTTCAAGAG ACCATGGAAGAATATATGGCTAAACCAACATTTTAA
- the ap1s3a gene encoding AP-1 complex subunit sigma-3a isoform X3 has product MRFMLLFSRQGKLRLQKWYTTLLDKEKKKITRELIQIVLSRQPRMCSFVEWRDLKIIYKRFASLYFCCAIEEQDNELLTLEIIHRYVELLDKYFGNVCELDIIFNFEKAYFILDEFLIGGELQDTSKQSIPKAIEEADMLQETMEEYMAKPTF; this is encoded by the exons ATGCGTTTCATGCTGCTTTTCAGCCGTCAAGGCAAATTGAGGCTCCAGAAGTGGTATACTACGTTGCTTGATAAAGAGAAGAAAAAGATTACTCGGGAACTTATTCAAATTGTGCTGTCTCGACAGCCCAGAATGTGTAGTTTTGTTGAATGGCGGGATCTCAAAATTATTTATAAAAG ATTTGCTAGTTTATATTTCTGTTGTGCAATAGAGGAACAAGACAATGAGCTTCTGACTCTAGAAATCATTCATCGCTATGTGGAACTTCTGGACAAGTATTTCGGAAAT GTTTGTGAACTGGACATTATCTTTAATTTTGAGAAGGCCTATTTCATACTGGATGAATTTTTAATTGGAGGAGAATTGCAGGACACCTCAAAACAAAGTATACCAAAGGCGATAGAAGAAGCAGATATGCTTCAAGAG ACCATGGAAGAATATATGGCTAAACCAACATTTTAA